One Gemmatimonadota bacterium DNA window includes the following coding sequences:
- a CDS encoding Ig-like domain-containing protein, producing the protein MHGSARALLTPRTTVALLGVLAALGCSEAATGPRSVPIGLQVVGDSAQAGVVGAPLDSALTVFVYDKYGQAVPGALVRFSVAAGQGSVDPRTRTTGPDGLARSTWRLPRLVGRYQAHAVAAGLDSLTFAATARPGRPAAVTMLSGAALAAPAGSAVDSAVTVLVQDAYGNPVPGAGVSFTPREGSGRVVPAKAQTDSLGHARAVWTLGERGVHGLVVRADSLPPLTLRATALPALAAVSTVPVRLSWTEYGVPVPGGGEVGAPSVRPAPPSALGCWRNALGAVALEPGGCGE; encoded by the coding sequence ATGCACGGCTCGGCGCGCGCGCTCCTGACCCCACGCACCACGGTGGCCCTGCTCGGGGTCCTCGCGGCGCTGGGGTGCAGCGAGGCCGCCACCGGGCCGCGCTCGGTGCCGATCGGCCTGCAGGTGGTGGGCGACAGCGCGCAGGCCGGGGTGGTCGGCGCGCCGCTCGACTCGGCGCTCACGGTGTTCGTCTACGACAAGTACGGCCAGGCGGTGCCCGGGGCGCTGGTGCGCTTCTCGGTGGCGGCGGGCCAGGGGAGCGTGGACCCGCGCACCCGGACCACCGGGCCGGACGGGCTGGCGCGCTCCACCTGGCGGTTGCCGCGGCTGGTTGGCCGGTACCAGGCCCACGCGGTGGCGGCGGGCCTCGATTCCCTCACCTTTGCCGCCACCGCCCGGCCCGGTCGGCCCGCCGCTGTGACCATGCTGAGCGGGGCCGCGCTCGCCGCGCCGGCGGGCTCCGCGGTCGACAGCGCGGTGACCGTGCTGGTGCAGGACGCCTACGGCAACCCGGTGCCCGGCGCCGGCGTGAGCTTCACCCCCCGGGAGGGCTCGGGGCGCGTGGTCCCCGCGAAGGCCCAGACCGACTCGCTCGGCCACGCGCGCGCGGTCTGGACCCTGGGGGAGCGGGGGGTGCACGGGCTGGTGGTGCGCGCCGATTCCCTGCCGCCGCTCACGCTGCGGGCCACCGCGCTGCCGGCGCTGGCGGCGGTGAGCACCGTGCCGGTGCGGCTCAGCTGGACGGAGTACGGGGTCCCGGTGCCGGGCGGGGGTGAGGTTGGTGCGCCATCGGTGCGCCCCGCGCCGCCCAGCGCGCTGGGCTGTTGGCGGAACGCGCTGGGTGCCGTCGCGCTGGAGCCGGGAGGGTGCGGGGAGTAG
- a CDS encoding FAD-dependent oxidoreductase, whose product MGLSRLVLIGGGHAHLFVLEALARGRLAPAETVLVSAQPRQLYSGMLPGWLGGQYTEDQVSLDLAPIAAAAGARLVVARATRIDGFARSVALDDGTTLPYDVASVAIGGQAAGLGLPGVMEHALRLKPVQRALEIGPALERAAASPGPETLQVAVVGGGAAGVELALAVRARLDRLEASRAVITLYDASHALVRDRGPAVAEKAEAVLKEHDITLRLSTRVEGLGPGHLVVGGGRIVAADLVLWATGTEAPPLFRDSGLPTDARGFLSVDDALAVPGCPGLFGAGDAVTLLSAPRLPRAGVYAVRMGPVLARNLGAALEGAGRFRSFKPQAEFLALLNTGDGRALGSWRGLAVHNGAAMALKDRIDRRFIARFSRLAPPHTA is encoded by the coding sequence GTGGGCCTTTCCCGTCTCGTCCTGATCGGAGGGGGGCACGCCCACCTCTTCGTGCTGGAGGCGCTGGCCCGCGGCCGGCTCGCCCCCGCGGAGACGGTGCTGGTCTCCGCCCAGCCGCGGCAGCTCTACTCCGGCATGCTCCCCGGCTGGCTGGGCGGGCAATACACCGAGGACCAGGTCAGCCTCGACCTGGCGCCCATCGCGGCGGCCGCGGGCGCGCGCCTGGTGGTGGCCCGCGCCACCCGCATCGACGGCTTTGCCCGGAGCGTGGCCCTCGATGACGGCACCACCCTGCCCTACGACGTGGCCTCGGTGGCCATCGGCGGGCAGGCGGCGGGGCTCGGGCTCCCCGGCGTCATGGAGCACGCGCTCCGGCTCAAGCCGGTGCAGCGCGCGCTCGAGATCGGGCCCGCGCTGGAGCGCGCCGCCGCCAGCCCTGGCCCCGAGACGCTGCAGGTGGCGGTGGTGGGTGGCGGCGCGGCGGGGGTGGAGCTGGCGCTCGCGGTGCGGGCCCGGCTCGACCGGCTCGAGGCCAGCCGCGCGGTGATCACCCTCTACGACGCGAGCCACGCCCTGGTGCGCGACCGCGGTCCCGCCGTGGCCGAGAAGGCGGAGGCGGTGCTCAAGGAGCACGACATCACCCTGCGGCTCTCCACCCGGGTGGAGGGGCTCGGCCCGGGACACCTGGTGGTGGGCGGCGGCCGCATCGTCGCCGCCGACCTGGTGCTCTGGGCCACCGGCACCGAGGCGCCGCCGCTCTTCCGCGACAGCGGGCTCCCCACCGACGCCCGCGGCTTCCTCTCGGTGGACGACGCCCTCGCCGTGCCCGGCTGCCCCGGCCTCTTCGGCGCCGGCGACGCGGTGACCCTGCTCTCCGCGCCGCGGCTCCCCCGGGCCGGCGTCTACGCCGTGCGCATGGGCCCGGTGCTCGCGCGCAACCTCGGCGCCGCGCTCGAGGGGGCCGGCCGCTTCCGCAGCTTCAAGCCCCAGGCGGAATTCCTGGCCCTGCTCAACACCGGCGACGGCCGCGCCCTCGGCTCGTGGCGCGGGCTCGCGGTGCACAACGGCGCCGCCATGGCGCTCAAGGACCGGATCGACCGCCGGTTCATTGCCCGCTTCAGCCGCCTCGCGCCGCCGCACACGGCGTAG
- a CDS encoding Hsp20/alpha crystallin family protein has product MTIMIRRPSELRRLNQVLDAAFTGWPFTSDAGDLVTSAWVPPTDVFEDADGLKIVAELPGLTREDVKLTVEHQTLTLRGEKKQVAEEKSTRVHRYERSYGAFERSFTLPSTVDVTRVEATFDHGVLTVTLPKAEQAKPRTIEVKVG; this is encoded by the coding sequence ATGACCATCATGATCCGCCGCCCCAGTGAACTGCGCCGCCTCAACCAGGTGCTGGACGCCGCCTTCACCGGCTGGCCCTTCACCAGCGACGCGGGTGACCTCGTGACGTCCGCGTGGGTGCCGCCGACCGACGTGTTCGAGGATGCCGACGGGCTCAAGATCGTGGCGGAGCTGCCCGGGCTCACCCGGGAGGACGTGAAGCTGACGGTGGAGCACCAGACCCTGACCCTGCGGGGCGAGAAGAAGCAGGTGGCGGAGGAGAAGTCCACCCGGGTGCACCGCTACGAGCGGAGCTACGGGGCCTTCGAGCGGAGCTTCACGCTGCCCAGCACGGTGGACGTGACGCGGGTGGAGGCCACGTTCGACCACGGCGTGCTGACCGTGACGCTGCCCAAGGCGGAGCAGGCCAAGCCGCGGACGATCGAGGTGAAGGTCGGGTAG
- a CDS encoding esterase family protein, whose protein sequence is MARWGELARRGLVALVGAPAMVLGARDGVVMERLPPFESRLLGENRTIDVYLPRGYRDNDTATYPVLYANDGQDMEAVDLRGTLDSLQRTGRMAPAIVVAIHATERVQDYGTAYIPNAQGLGARADLYDKFLLTELMTLIEARYRVATGAEHTAIMGWSLGGLSAFDMAWRHPDRFRTVGVFSGSFWWRTDDASTESRQTSRIMHRRVKETPGHPRLRMWFETGSQDEQADRDQDGVIDAIQDTEELVTLLERKGYRRGLDMVHLTIEGKHDLPTWKRILPEWLVWAFPVSS, encoded by the coding sequence ATGGCGCGTTGGGGAGAGCTGGCACGTCGGGGCCTGGTGGCACTGGTCGGGGCGCCGGCCATGGTGCTCGGCGCCCGCGACGGGGTGGTCATGGAACGGCTCCCGCCGTTCGAGTCCCGGCTGCTGGGCGAGAACCGCACCATCGACGTCTACCTCCCCCGCGGATACCGCGACAACGACACCGCCACCTACCCCGTGCTCTACGCCAACGACGGCCAGGACATGGAAGCGGTGGACCTGCGCGGCACCCTCGACAGCCTGCAGCGCACCGGGCGGATGGCCCCCGCGATCGTGGTCGCCATCCACGCCACCGAGCGGGTGCAGGACTACGGCACCGCCTACATCCCCAACGCCCAGGGCCTCGGCGCCCGCGCCGACCTCTACGACAAGTTCCTGCTCACCGAGCTGATGACCCTCATCGAGGCCCGCTACCGCGTGGCCACCGGCGCCGAACACACCGCCATCATGGGCTGGTCCCTCGGCGGGCTCTCGGCCTTCGACATGGCCTGGCGGCACCCCGACCGGTTCCGCACCGTGGGCGTCTTCTCCGGCTCCTTCTGGTGGCGCACCGACGACGCCTCCACCGAGTCCAGGCAGACCAGCCGGATCATGCACCGCCGGGTCAAGGAGACGCCCGGGCACCCCCGCCTCCGCATGTGGTTCGAGACCGGCAGCCAGGACGAGCAGGCCGACCGCGACCAGGACGGCGTCATCGACGCCATCCAGGACACCGAGGAGCTGGTGACCCTCCTCGAGCGGAAGGGCTACCGCCGCGGGCTCGACATGGTGCACCTGACGATCGAGGGGAAGCACGACCTCCCCACCTGGAAGCGCATCCTCCCCGAGTGGCTGGTGTGGGCCTTTCCCGTCTCGTCCTGA
- a CDS encoding 1-acyl-sn-glycerol-3-phosphate acyltransferase, whose protein sequence is MTLDTSPTPLPEPPLGVLAPFERAAVRLARAMHRQPWAGWCVAGQRQLGARWITALAGPLLDLHGLEHVAATRRDRPLLLAANHRSFFDLYLVMAVLYRRLPGWRSTCFPVRGRYFYQRPGGVLLNALVAQWAMYPPFFREPGKRRFDQWALGELARLAREGEGRLIGFHPEGTRNRDPDPYSFLPPQPGIGRLMLDAAPTTVPVFIAGLPNGIGEIVRRRRRGGERIRLWFGPPLAYHAGEGDPRALAAQVMDAIAALATRDRERPR, encoded by the coding sequence ATGACATTGGACACATCGCCCACCCCCCTTCCCGAGCCGCCGCTCGGCGTGCTGGCGCCCTTCGAACGGGCGGCGGTGCGGCTTGCCCGCGCCATGCACCGGCAGCCGTGGGCGGGGTGGTGCGTGGCGGGGCAGCGCCAGCTCGGGGCGCGGTGGATCACTGCGCTGGCGGGTCCGCTGCTCGACCTCCATGGCCTGGAGCATGTGGCGGCCACCCGCCGCGACCGCCCGCTGCTGCTGGCGGCCAACCACCGGAGCTTCTTCGACCTGTACCTGGTGATGGCGGTGCTGTACCGCCGGCTGCCGGGGTGGCGCTCCACCTGCTTTCCGGTGCGGGGGCGGTACTTCTACCAGCGGCCCGGCGGGGTGCTGCTCAACGCGCTGGTGGCGCAGTGGGCCATGTACCCGCCGTTCTTCCGGGAGCCGGGCAAGCGGCGCTTCGACCAGTGGGCGCTGGGCGAGCTGGCGCGGCTGGCGCGGGAGGGGGAGGGCCGGTTGATCGGCTTCCACCCCGAGGGCACCCGCAACCGCGACCCGGACCCCTACAGCTTCCTGCCGCCCCAGCCGGGGATCGGCCGCCTGATGCTGGACGCCGCGCCGACCACCGTGCCGGTGTTCATCGCCGGGCTGCCCAACGGGATCGGGGAGATCGTGCGGCGCCGGCGGCGCGGGGGGGAGCGGATCCGGCTCTGGTTCGGCCCGCCGCTCGCGTACCACGCCGGCGAAGGGGATCCGCGGGCGCTCGCCGCGCAGGTGATGGACGCCATCGCCGCGCTGGCCACCCGCGACCGGGAGCGCCCCCGCTGA
- a CDS encoding response regulator, with protein MDPQELGGLISQIGVYVQLGGTALLLTLFYLLSRHAGTRPYFTRWTESWLALLVALLAVMFRYESGYVVQPPGAPSPGLGITFLHFTYFLGKLVFLVLLLDGTLLFARGRGLPGRRVAWVGGAGVVAFASSIGAPDLNQVMMVQEPLAIGAFVAGAGVILTLPVARRDLGTRLTGGVFVFLAVLWLAYGVAFWTRDPASGAATGPFGFLSTYNSFLDTGAMLLLAFGQVVTLLEDAQRDLEQARAERLQAVADSEARLKAVIETATDGILAVDGQGVIMLANGGAARLLGGKRRDMIGKRLSELLPPEAAQSLDRRLVDVHRATPGRQAVFEVHRAGAGGREMPLEVAASTYRRDGELLDIFVLRDVSERRRGEAERAELQARLAQSLRMEALGRLVSGVAHELNNPLAAILTFSEQLLAERPPEDGPGPLGTIREQARRARMIVRDLLTFVRRREERRAPAEMALIVDRTVRALENDFTRQGVRLTVQLAPRLPTIVCDATALEQVLTNLLDNAARATPGGSVTLSVAKEGEGIRMQVEDDGPGIPSEHFARLFEPFFTTRGTGEGTGLGLSVSLGIIEQHGGVLRAENRVPESGARFIVWLPLGMATAEITRAPQSPPGAALGAPGLVLLIDDEAAVRASLRRYFERQGWTVDEAADGREGIEKLETVAPDRDYDLIICDLKMPGVSGLDVHQWIRTRHQELLGRLVFASGDTATPETAEFLASNECAVLEKPFELAELAATVARVRAAAADPA; from the coding sequence ATGGATCCCCAGGAACTCGGTGGGCTGATCTCGCAGATCGGTGTCTACGTGCAGCTGGGCGGTACCGCCCTGCTGCTCACCTTGTTCTATCTGCTCTCGCGCCACGCCGGCACCCGCCCCTACTTCACCCGCTGGACCGAATCCTGGCTGGCCCTGCTGGTGGCGCTGCTCGCGGTGATGTTCCGCTACGAGTCGGGCTACGTGGTGCAGCCCCCGGGCGCGCCCAGCCCGGGGCTCGGGATCACCTTCCTGCACTTCACCTACTTCCTGGGCAAGCTGGTGTTCCTGGTGCTGCTGCTCGACGGCACCCTGCTCTTTGCCCGGGGCCGGGGCCTGCCGGGGCGCCGCGTGGCGTGGGTGGGGGGCGCCGGCGTGGTGGCGTTCGCCAGTTCGATCGGGGCGCCGGACCTCAACCAGGTGATGATGGTGCAGGAGCCGCTCGCCATCGGGGCGTTCGTGGCGGGGGCAGGGGTGATCCTCACGCTGCCCGTTGCGCGGCGCGACCTCGGCACCCGGCTCACCGGCGGGGTGTTCGTCTTCCTGGCGGTGCTGTGGCTGGCCTACGGCGTGGCCTTCTGGACCCGCGACCCGGCGTCCGGGGCGGCGACGGGCCCCTTCGGCTTCCTCAGCACGTACAACTCCTTCCTCGACACCGGCGCCATGCTGCTGCTGGCGTTCGGGCAGGTGGTGACGCTGCTCGAGGATGCGCAGCGCGACCTGGAACAGGCGCGGGCCGAGCGGCTGCAGGCGGTGGCCGACAGCGAGGCGCGGCTCAAGGCGGTGATCGAGACCGCCACCGACGGGATCCTGGCGGTGGATGGGCAGGGGGTCATCATGCTCGCCAACGGTGGCGCCGCGCGGCTGCTGGGGGGCAAGCGGCGGGACATGATCGGGAAGCGGCTGTCGGAGCTGCTGCCGCCGGAGGCGGCGCAGTCGCTCGACCGGCGGCTGGTGGACGTGCATCGCGCCACGCCGGGGCGGCAGGCGGTGTTCGAGGTGCACCGGGCGGGCGCCGGGGGGCGCGAGATGCCGCTCGAGGTGGCGGCCAGCACCTACCGGCGGGACGGCGAGCTGCTGGACATCTTCGTGCTGCGCGACGTGAGCGAGCGGCGCCGGGGCGAGGCGGAGCGGGCCGAGCTGCAGGCGCGGCTGGCGCAGTCGCTGCGGATGGAGGCGCTGGGGCGGCTGGTGAGCGGCGTGGCGCACGAGCTCAACAACCCGCTGGCCGCGATCCTCACCTTCAGCGAGCAGCTGCTGGCGGAGCGGCCGCCGGAAGACGGGCCCGGTCCGCTCGGCACCATCCGGGAGCAGGCGCGGCGGGCGCGGATGATCGTGCGCGACCTGCTCACCTTCGTGCGGCGGCGGGAGGAGCGCCGCGCCCCGGCCGAGATGGCGCTCATCGTGGACCGGACGGTGCGGGCGCTGGAGAACGACTTCACCCGCCAGGGGGTGCGGCTCACCGTGCAGCTGGCGCCCCGGCTGCCCACCATCGTCTGCGACGCCACCGCGCTGGAGCAGGTGCTCACCAACCTGCTGGACAACGCCGCCCGCGCCACCCCTGGCGGCTCGGTGACCCTCAGCGTGGCAAAGGAGGGGGAGGGCATCCGGATGCAGGTGGAGGACGACGGGCCCGGCATCCCCAGCGAGCACTTCGCACGGCTGTTCGAGCCGTTCTTCACCACCCGCGGCACCGGGGAGGGGACGGGGCTCGGGCTGTCGGTGTCGCTCGGGATCATCGAGCAGCATGGCGGCGTGCTGCGGGCGGAGAACCGGGTGCCGGAGAGCGGGGCGCGGTTCATCGTCTGGCTGCCGCTCGGCATGGCCACCGCGGAGATCACCCGGGCGCCGCAGTCGCCGCCCGGGGCCGCGCTCGGCGCGCCGGGGCTGGTGCTGCTGATCGATGACGAGGCCGCGGTCCGCGCCAGCCTGCGGCGCTACTTCGAGCGGCAGGGGTGGACGGTGGACGAGGCCGCCGATGGCCGGGAGGGGATTGAGAAGCTCGAGACCGTGGCCCCCGACCGCGACTACGACCTCATCATCTGCGACCTCAAGATGCCCGGCGTCTCGGGGCTCGACGTGCACCAGTGGATCCGCACCCGGCACCAGGAGCTGCTGGGGCGGCTGGTCTTTGCCTCCGGCGACACCGCCACCCCCGAGACGGCGGAGTTCCTGGCCAGCAACGAATGCGCGGTGCTGGAGAAGCCCTTCGAGCTGGCCGAGCTCGCGGCCACGGTGGCCCGGGTCCGGGCCGCCGCCGCCGACCCCGCCTGA
- a CDS encoding aldehyde dehydrogenase family protein, which yields MTAYQMFINGKFVNARSGKTFNVFDPATEGVLATCPAGEAADVADAVAAAKAAFYGGWKATSAQERGRVLFRIAERIRARRDELARIETLNSGKPIVESEYDMDDSAVCFEYYGGLATKINGEVIPVPTNAMVMAVKEPMGVAGQIIPWNYPLAMAAWKLGPAIAAGCTVVIKPAEQTPLSLLELAKDFEACGLPPGVINIVTGMGPECGGPLVAHPDVRKIAFTGSAEVGKIIMRSAADQLKRVSLELGGKSPNIFFADADFEAAVDGALFGVFINQGEVCSAGSRVLVQQDIYRKFVDACAAKAKTIKVGPGIDRETKMGPLVSAEQRDRVKGYLDIGKKEAKVAAGGGTPKQHSKGWYVEPTIFYDVDNGARIAQEEIFGPVMSVIPFKDEAHALEIANATPYGLAAAVWTRDIFKAFRVTRALEAGIVWVNHMQPTMLEAPWGGYKMSGFGRELGHWGVEEYLETKQIYINLDEAPIAWY from the coding sequence GTGACCGCGTACCAGATGTTCATTAATGGAAAGTTCGTCAACGCCCGGAGCGGCAAGACCTTCAACGTCTTCGACCCGGCCACCGAGGGCGTCCTCGCCACCTGCCCCGCCGGCGAGGCCGCCGACGTCGCCGACGCGGTGGCCGCCGCCAAGGCCGCCTTCTACGGCGGCTGGAAGGCCACCAGCGCCCAGGAGCGGGGCCGCGTCCTGTTCCGCATCGCGGAGCGGATCCGCGCCCGGCGCGACGAGCTGGCCCGGATCGAGACCCTCAACTCCGGCAAGCCCATCGTCGAGTCCGAGTACGACATGGACGACTCCGCCGTCTGCTTCGAGTACTACGGCGGGCTGGCCACCAAGATCAACGGCGAGGTGATCCCCGTCCCCACCAACGCCATGGTCATGGCGGTGAAGGAGCCCATGGGCGTGGCGGGGCAGATCATCCCCTGGAACTACCCGCTCGCCATGGCCGCCTGGAAGCTCGGGCCCGCCATCGCCGCCGGCTGCACGGTGGTGATCAAGCCGGCGGAGCAGACGCCGCTGTCGCTGCTCGAGCTGGCGAAGGACTTCGAGGCCTGCGGGCTGCCGCCGGGCGTCATCAACATCGTCACCGGGATGGGCCCCGAGTGCGGCGGCCCGCTCGTGGCGCACCCCGACGTGCGGAAGATCGCCTTCACCGGCTCGGCCGAGGTGGGGAAGATCATCATGCGGAGCGCCGCCGATCAGCTCAAGCGGGTGAGCCTGGAGCTGGGCGGCAAGTCGCCCAACATCTTCTTCGCCGATGCCGACTTCGAGGCGGCCGTGGACGGCGCGCTCTTCGGGGTGTTCATCAACCAGGGCGAGGTCTGCTCCGCCGGCAGCCGGGTACTGGTGCAGCAGGACATCTACAGGAAGTTCGTCGACGCCTGCGCCGCCAAGGCGAAGACCATCAAGGTCGGCCCCGGCATCGACCGGGAGACCAAGATGGGCCCGCTGGTGAGCGCCGAGCAGCGCGACCGGGTGAAGGGCTACCTCGACATCGGGAAGAAGGAGGCCAAGGTGGCCGCCGGCGGCGGCACCCCGAAGCAGCACAGCAAGGGGTGGTACGTCGAGCCCACGATCTTCTACGACGTGGACAACGGCGCCCGCATCGCGCAGGAGGAGATCTTCGGCCCGGTGATGAGCGTCATCCCGTTCAAGGACGAGGCCCACGCCCTCGAGATCGCCAACGCCACGCCCTACGGCCTGGCCGCCGCGGTCTGGACCCGCGACATCTTCAAGGCCTTCCGGGTGACCCGCGCCCTCGAGGCCGGCATCGTCTGGGTGAACCACATGCAGCCCACCATGCTCGAGGCCCCCTGGGGCGGCTACAAGATGTCCGGCTTCGGCCGCGAGCTGGGCCACTGGGGCGTCGAGGAGTACCTCGAGACCAAGCAGATCTACATCAACCTGGATGAGGCGCCCATTGCCTGGTACTAG